From a single Arachis hypogaea cultivar Tifrunner chromosome 3, arahy.Tifrunner.gnm2.J5K5, whole genome shotgun sequence genomic region:
- the LOC112790477 gene encoding uncharacterized protein produces the protein MPYNHYHRRPWNSSPPFMSPPLLIILVPIIAIALLFLVVPPLLSATTNVLRPSSVVKKSWDSLNILLVVFAILCGVFARRNDDESPPPYDHVVSDQNAAFRKMPSSGEREREGEGEGEGSGYVSQQWFGFAGERKGYETTPIQVRSPATGVTRLRRNSSSYPDLRSWETSDDRFRFRFYDDFEIDKQFRSPARHQFATVDRRTRWPGPEDGEVHELHIKEIPVDTFLASTSPPPPEPPPRSSAPPTPPPPPPPPPPPPPPPADTRRKPRRTRTYEKEDSVTEITELDNDRKFTSVRSPPLAPSTPAPPPPLAPVKTRSDHKRGKSEQRKSTVKRDIATVWASVLSNQRKRKTKQKTKNEHNQNFNHNYDNVINELTNSNMRPPLSPAPAPPPPPPPPPPPSSVFQSLFRKGLGKSKKIHSVSAPPPPPPPPPLTSSRRWSKWKKPIPPPPPPPSAADPPEESLRRRNAGRPPLPNRASTYNDEAVNAGNQSPLIPVPPPLPPFKMPAMKFLVRGDFVKIRSNQSSRSSSRCSSPERYGVEESETIETTDSVTNPVTDRNGEVSGSVFCPSPDVNVKASTFIARLRGEWKLEKLNSLKEKGNGSLPFRG, from the coding sequence ATGCCTTACAATCACTACCACCGTCGCCCGTGGAACTCCTCACCGCCCTTCATGAGCCCTCCACTTCTAATCATTCTTGTGCCTATAATCGCCATAGCTCTGCTCTTTCTAGTCGTGCCGCCACTCCTCTCCGCCACCACCAACGTTCTCCGGCCATCTTCCGTCGTCAAAAAGAGCTGGGACTCACTCAACATCCTCCTCGTTGTGTTCGCTATCCTCTGCGGCGTTTTCGCCAGGCGAAACGACGACGAATCGCCACCTCCATACGACCACGTCGTTTCGGATCAAAACGCTGCGTTTCGTAAAATGCCTTCTtcgggagaaagagaaagagagggagagggagagggagaaggaAGTGGTTATGTTTCGCAGCAGTGGTTTGGGTTTGCTGGGGAGAGGAAGGGTTATGAGACCACTCCGATCCAGGTTCGGTCACCGGCAACCGGCGTTACACGGTTGAGAAGGAACAGCAGCTCATATCCAGATCTAAGGAGCTGGGAAACCAGCGATGACCGGTTCAGGTTTCGATTCTATGACGACTTTGAAATCGACAAGCAGTTTCGCTCCCCCGCCAGGCATCAGTTTGCCACCGTGGACCGACGCACGCGGTGGCCGGGACCAGAAGATGGAGAAGTTCACGAACTTCACATTAAAGAAATTCCAGTTGATACCTTCCTGGCTAGCACATCTCCTCCACCTCCGGAACCGCCACCGAGATCATCGGCGCCCCCGACGCCTCCTCCTCCCCCGCCGCCGccgccaccacctcctcctccgcCGGCGGATACTCGTCGGAAGCCAAGACGAACACGAACATATGAGAAAGAAGACAGTGTTACCGAGATAACCGAGCTCGACAATGATCGCAAGTTCACGAGTGTACGGTCTCCGCCGCTAGCTCCTTCGACGCCGGCCCCTCCTCCACCGCTGGCTCCGGTGAAGACGCGATCGGATCACAAGCGCGGTAAGAGCGAACAAAGGAAGAGCACCGTGAAGAGAGACATAGCAACAGTTTGGGCTTCGGTACTCTCCAACCAGAGAAAGAGGAAGACAAAGCAGAAAACCAAGAACGAACACAATCAAAATTTCAATCACAATTATGATAACGTTATTAATGAGTTAACAAATAGTAATATGAGACCACCACTGTCGCCTGCACCTGCGCCTCCGCCACCCCCACCCCCGCCTCCGCCGCCATCTTCGGTTTTCCAGAGTTTATTCCGAAAAGGACTCGGCAAGAGCAAGAAAATCCATTCAGTATCTGCGCCACCGccgccaccacctcctcctccgtTGACATCTTCACGGAGATGGTCAAAATGGAAGAAACCGATCCCTCCTCCGCCACCTCCGCCTAGTGCGGCAGATCCACCGGAAGAATCTCTTCGGCGCAGAAACGCTGGGAGGCCGCCATTGCCGAACAGAGCCAGCACCTATAACGACGAGGCAGTAAACGCCGGGAACCAGTCGCCGCTGATTCCGGTTCCGCCACCGCTTCCTCCGTTCAAAATGCCGGCAATGAAGTTCCTGGTCCGTGGCGATTTTGTTAAAATACGTAGCAACCAGAGCTCGCGATCCAGCTCAAGGTGTAGCTCGCCGGAACGGTACGGGGTCGAAGAATCAGAAACGATTGAAACAACTGATTCCGTTACTAACCCCGTCACAGATCGTAACGGCGAGGTGAGTGGGTCCGTTTTCTGTCCCAGCCCCGACGTCAACGTAAAGGCTTCAACGTTCATTGCTAGGCTAAGAGGAGAATGGAAGCTTGAGAAGCTCAATTCCTTGAAGGAGAAAGGCAATGGCTCATTGCCTTTTAGAGGTTAA